A stretch of the Ctenopharyngodon idella isolate HZGC_01 chromosome 14, HZGC01, whole genome shotgun sequence genome encodes the following:
- the p2ry10 gene encoding putative P2Y purinoceptor 10, whose product MNMSCLNNTVNYHCSTNMTDWETAMNQLYTFFYLIIFIPGLLSNTLALWVLCRFISKKTKAIIFMINLTIADLAHVMSLPLRIHYYIRQDWPFGSGLCLLCFYLKYLNMYASIAFLVCISIQRCAFLMWPFRAKHWKSRYDVCISVIVWVVVGLCCSPFILMRNRPDSAKENRSCFKDLPMRKLQFHLAISMMAAAELFGFLGPLIIIGFCTYLIVNSLRQKNRNDQSTSNTRKALRMVRVCTGVFLFCFAPYHINFLLYLMVTQCIITNCEVSRAIRQFHPISLCMASLNCCLNPLIYYFLTTEFKQQLSQHGSSVLRGRLMSMESTSSYRE is encoded by the exons ATGAATATGTCATGTCTGAACAACACGGTGAACTACCACTGTTCAACCAATATGACTGACTGGGAAACAGCCATGAACCAACTCTACACGTTCTTTTACCTGATTATCTTCATCCCAGGCCTGCTGAGCAACACCCTGGCTCTCTGGGTGCTGTGTCGATTCATAAG caaaaagacgaAAGCCATCATCTTCATGATTAACCTGACCATAGCTGACCTGGCTCACGTGATGTCGCTGCCCCTTCGAATTCACTACTACATCCGACAAGATTGGCCTTTTGGCAGCGGGTTATGTCTGCTGTGTTTTTACCTGAAATACCTTAACATGTATGCTAGCATCGCTTTTCTGGTCTGCATCAGCATCCAGCGCTGTGCTTTTCTCATGTGGCCGTTTCGCGCCAAGCACTGGAAGTCCCGCTATGACGTCTGCATCAGTGTTATAGTGTGGGTGGTGGTGGGGCTCTGCTGCTCACCCTTCATTTTAATGAGGAACAGACCAGATTCAGCAAAGGAAAACAGAAGCTGCTTCAAAGACCTGCCAATGCGAAAGCTGCAATTTCACTTAGCCATTTCCATGATGGCCGCTGCTGAACTCTTTGGATTTCTTGGTCCATTAATCATCATTGGCTTCTGTACTTACTTAATAGTGAACTCTTTGCGACAGAAGAATCGCAACGACCAGTCCACCAGTAACACAAGAAAGGCCTTGCGCATGGTCAGGGTGTGCACAGGTGTCTTTCTCTTCTGTTTCGCCCCCTACCACATCAACTTCCTGCTTTATCTGATGGTAACCCAGTGCATTATAACAAACTGTGAAGTGAGTCGGGCCATCAGACAGTTTCACCCTATTTCTCTCTGCATGGCGAGCCTGAACTGCTGCCTCAACCCTCTCATCTACTACTTCCTGACCACCGAGTTCAAGCAGCAGCTGTCCCAGCATGGCAGCTCTGTGCTCAGAGGCCGTCTGATGAGTATGGAGAGCACGTCTTCTTATCGGGAATGA
- the lpar4 gene encoding lysophosphatidic acid receptor 4 yields MASLVLNETGMENCGIDDSFKYNLYGVVYSVAFVLGLATNCASLFVFCCRMKLRNETTLFMTNLALSDLVFVFTLPFKIFYNVNRHWPFGDTLCKISGGAFITNIYGSMLFLTCISVDRFLAIVYPFRSLSIRTRRNAGIVCGTIWLLILGGGMSVTFFSATNQSKTSTTCFEGFSKKTWKTHLSKITIFIEVVGFLIPLMINLACSSMVLRTLRRPATLCQIGTNKQRVLRMIVVHLAIFIVCFVPYNSVLFVYAMVRTRALVSCWVERLARTLYPITLCVATFNCCFDPVVYYFTSESFQKSLTTGKCQAMQENTLRSDCPVSARENTDTVELHTLASNGKDQGSETPF; encoded by the coding sequence ATGGCCAGTCTTGTTCTTAATGAGACGGGGATGGAGAACTGTGGCATCGATGACTCCTTCAAGTACAACCTGTACGGCGTGGTGTACAGTGTCGCGTTTGTTCTGGGTCTGGCCACTAACTGCGCTTCACTGTTCGTCTTCTGCTGTCGCATGAAATTGCGTAACGAGACCACACTTTTCATGACCAATCTAGCTTTATCAGACTTAGTGTTTGTgtttactctccctttcaaaATCTTTTATAACGTGAATCGCCACTGGCCTTTCGGCGACACGTTGTGCAAGATCTCCGGAGGAGCCTTCATCACCAATATCTACGGCAGTATGCTGTTCCTCACGTGCATCAGCGTGGATCGCTTCCTGGCTATCGTTTACCCCTTCCGCTCTCTCTCCATCCGTACCCGCCGCAACGCCGGCATCGTGTGTGGCACCATCTGGTTGCTGATCCTGGGTGGAGGCATGTCAGTCACCTTCTTCTCTGCCACCAACCAGTCCAAAACTAGCACCACCTGCTTCGAGGGATTCTCCAAGAAAACGTGGAAGACACATTTGTCCAAGATCACCATCTTCATTGAAGTGGTGGGTTTCCTCATACCGTTGATGATCAATCTAGCCTGCTCTTCCATGGTGCTGAGGACTTTGCGTAGACCTGCTACTCTGTGTCAGATCGGCACCAACAAGCAGCGCGTTCTGCGCATGATCGTAGTGCATTTGGCcatttttattgtttgcttTGTACCTTACAACTCTGTTCTGTTTGTCTATGCCATGGTGCGCACTCGAGCGCTCGTGAGCTGCTGGGTGGAGAGGCTCGCACGGACCCTGTATCCCATAACGCTTTGCGTCGCGACCTTCAACTGCTGCTTTGACCCGGTGGTCTACTACTTTACCTCAGAGTCCTTTCAGAAATCACTGACTACCGGGAAGTGTCAGGCCATGCAGGAAAACACACTGAGGAGTGATTGCCCTGTGTCTGCCAGGGAGAATACTGACACGGTTGAGCTCCACACGCTGGCCAGCAATGGGAAAGATCAGGGCAGTGAGACTCCGTTCTGA